Proteins from a single region of Harmonia axyridis chromosome 4, icHarAxyr1.1, whole genome shotgun sequence:
- the LOC123677377 gene encoding coiled-coil domain-containing protein 6, which produces MADSASESDSSSIDGGPIMMPPSPVTREQLQKRIESLQQQNRVLKVELDTYKLRVKALQEENKGLRQASVIIQAKAEQEEEYISNTLLKKIQALKKEKESLAHHYEREEECLTNDLSRKLTQLRQEKCRLEQTLEQEQECLVNRLMRKIEKLEAETLAKQSNLEQLRREKVELENTLEQEQEALVNKLWKKMDKLETEKRMLQIKLDQPVSDPTSPREINNGDTASNLTSHIQNLRSEVSRLRQTLTNSQQEHTQNMQRYAQEERNIKEENLRLQRKLQMEVDRREALCRHLSESESSLELEEDKHLSSEQALGTAPMQAPSPRDSLVVGMSLRCHACGQLIPAPLHHGGGGSPASAHRRPSERFIKPAIPAPQPASPMDTSVSKD; this is translated from the exons aTGGCAGATTCGGCAAGTGAATCCGACTCCAGTAGCATAGATGGAGGCCCAATTATGATGCCTCCAAGTCCTGTAACACGAGAACAATTGCAAAAAAGGATAGAAAGCTTACAACAACAAAATAGAGTTTTGAAGGTGGAGCTAGATACATACAAGCTCCGTGTTAAAGCTCTTCAAGAGGAAAATAAAGGCCTACGTCAAGCATCTGTTATTATA CAAGCCAAAGCAGAGCAGGAAGAAGAATACATTTCCAACACTTTGCTCAAGAAAATTCAGGCTTTGAAAAAGGAAAAGGAATCCTTAGCTCATCATTATGAGAGAGAAGAAGAATGCCTAACTAATGATCTATCAAGAAAACTCACTCAATTACGTCAAGAAAAATGCAGGTTAGAACAGACTTTAGAGCAGGAACAGGAGTGCCTTGTCAATCGTCTTATGAGAAAGATAGAAAAGTTAGAAGCAGAAACTCTGGCTAAACAGAGCAACTTGGAGCAGCTTAGAAGAGAAAAG GTTGAActagaaaacacactggaacaAGAACAAGAGGCCTTAGTCAACAAACtttggaaaaagatggataAATTAGAAACTGAGAAGAGAATGCTGCAGATCAAACTGGATCAACCTGTTTCTGATCCTACCAGCCCTAGGGAAATAAACAATGGTGATACTGCAAGCAATCTCACTTCGCATATTCAAAATCTTCGCTCAGAGGTTTCaag GTTGCGTCAAACTCTTACTAACAGTCAGCAAGAACATACTCAAAATATGCAACGTTACGCTCAAGAAGAACGTAACATCAAGGAGGAGAATCTCAGATTACAGCGAAAACTTCAGATGGAAGTGGATAGAAGAGAAGCTCTATGCAGACACCTGTCTGAAAGTGAAAGTTCTCTAGAATTGGAAGAAGATAAGCACTTAAGCAGCGAGCAGGCTCTAG gTACAGCCCCAATGCAGGCACCTTCCCCTCGTGATTCGCTAGTGGTGGGTATGTCACTAAGGTGTCATGCATGTGGTCAGTTGATACCAGCTCCACTGCATCACGGTGGCGGCGGTTCCCCTGCTTCTGCTCATCGACGGCCTTCGGAGAGATTTATTAAACCTGCTATTCCTGCACCACAGCCTGCTAGTCCTATGGATACGTCTGTTTCAAAAGATTAA
- the LOC123677379 gene encoding translation initiation factor IF-2: MKLSIVLFFGLACLIVLCSGRPADEGNGDYEDYADEPAPPPPKKSPVASRGSLLNRRNPLASRNTKASSTTAAPPPPEEEEPVEEEGEVEEQPAEQPSSTTETSKKFIKGGVVRPFRSNDDLLATLKRRREQAALNKHNAKAVHHEAEESAPSEEKAAVPSKNKSTGRKRFNSPKKETTNEETEEEAPAPASSSSRSGRRFSSRS, encoded by the exons ATGAAGCTTAGCATAGt GCTATTTTTTGGGCTTGCGTGCTTAATAGTGCTATGCAGTGGAAGACCTGCAGATGAGGGAAATGGAGACTATGAGGACTACGCCGATGAACCAGCTCCACCACCACCAAAGAAATCACCAGTGGCGTCCAGGGGGAGCCTTTTGAACAGAAGAAACCCATTGGCTTCTAGGAACACGAAAGCCAGTTCAACTACAGCTGCTCCACCACCACCTGAG GAAGAAGAACCAGTTGAAGAAGAGGGAGAAGTTGAAGAACAACCAGCTGAACAACCAAGTTCTACAACAGAAACTTCAAAGAAATTTATTAAAGGAGGCGTAGTCAGACCTTTCAGAAGCAACGATGATCTTTTAGCTACCTTGAAAAGACGCAGAGAACAAGCTGCTCTAA ACAAACACAACGCGAAAGCTGTTCACCATGAAGCTGAGGAAAGTGCACCTTCTGAAGAAAAAGCTGCCGTACCTTCAAAGAACAAATCGACAGGTCGAAAACGATTCAATTCTCCTAAAAAAGAAACAACAAATGAAGAAACAGAAGAAGAAGCGCCAGCACCTGCATCTTCTTCATCAAGATCTGGACGTAGATTCAGCTCTAGAAGTTAG